The DNA segment TCTGTTTTTACCACATttctaaaaatctttttttttttttgtctgatttcaAAGATAACTAGTTTAGTAAGTAGTAAAACAGACAGTTAATACAATGAATAAGTAAATTCATGATGACAGTGACTCCTTATTTGCGATAACGACGACATGTTACACTGCGTTATCACTATCTCTGTATTGCAGCTGCAGAGAATCCAGTCCAGACTTTGCAGTTCACTTTTCCTGAAATAAAATTCGCTGATTATTAACAATTTACACCTTCATGTGGACGCTCATTTGGATATTTATTTGCCCTTTCTCATTAGTACAAAGAAAAAACGATGTCAAAAGTAATGCTGTTCGTACTGATCAGCAAATAATCATGTTCAGCAGGAACAAAAAAGGCAGgatttatatttttgtattttaaataaCACAAAGTTCATCAGAAACTAAAAATTCCCAGCATCATCACACCATGCAAGTCCCATGTCTTGCACCCATTTGTCAGTTTCACCGTCTGTACACAGAAATACAAAGACAAACATCACAGGAAATATTATTGTGAATCACAAGCATCGCtgtgtcatgtagaaaatgagcACTGTGAACATTTTTCAATCACATCAATGTGCACTTTGACTTTCTCACAATATGAAGAAAAGGTGGAAACAAATTAAATAGTTAtttgcattttaacccataaagacccaaacatccgtctactgatctaaactgtttaatacctgttgatccactaattctatcaatacatgtgaataattggtgtaaaatacagtttatcgtcttttcatggtcatcagatatgacccatttggacgttcagaggctctgtagttaccgtggaaacacagtcatcttctacaacattgattcaccagtaaaacccatggagttggatcaatgacagaggatggacacactgggtttatgttcagttaatgaaagattttgcTGGAAAATCCACTTTTCtctcagtttgatctgttttgatataataacctttgaatttagtccgagttttaatgaacatctacacaattagtaaattaaatataggaaaatatatgactttcactgaaaaaatgcaaaatacaaaggatgatgttataatacattgtaataaatcacttaaaaaaggttaaatacagagaaaaattcattgattcattgatgattttcccataaagacccaaacagccacttgcaaccacaaccatctactgatttaaaccgctcagaggctccatagttaccatggaaacaccgtcatcttctacaacattgattcaccagtaaaacccatggagttggatcaatgacagtggatggacacactgggtttatgttcagttaatgagagattttgctgaaaaagtcactttttcttcagtttccctGTTTTGATCTAATGAcctccaactttaatctgagcttttatgaacatccacataattggcaaatgaaatacaggaaaatacctgatgttcactccaaaaacacaaaatacagaggattatatcaaaataaattgtgatacatcacttaagaaaggttaaatacagagaaaaattcattgattcattgatgattttcccataaagacccaaacagccacttgcaaccacaaccatctactgatttaaaccgctcagaggctccatagttaccatggaaacaccgtcatcttctacaacattgattcaccagtaaaacccatggagttggatcaatgacagtggatggacacactgggtttatgttcagttaatgagagattttgctgaaaaagtcactttttcttcagttttccctgtttttgatctaatgacctccaactttaatctgagcttttatgaacatccacataattggcaaatgaaatacaggaaaatacctgatgttcactccAAAAACacgaaatacagaggattatatcaaaataaattgtgatacatcacttaagaaaagttaaatatagacaaaaatatattttggaactgccacaaaagtaacactgggtctttatgggttaaatataggaaattaaatatagcgaaatacatgatttacagtgaaaaatgcaaaatacagagggtaatattataataaatggtgataaatcacttaggaaaggttaaatagggacaaaaattcatttgggaagagccataaaagtagcactgggtctgtatgggttaaaggttcAACATGAGAGTAGTACAGGAGTATATTAGAGGTGTGGAGTAGACAAAATAGCACTAACTAGTAAATCGCACACTCTCATTCAGCATACATCATGTTCAAATCCCAAGATGCATTTCTCTccatcaaaaacacaaaacaaacaacttaTTCTCTCATTGCTGCTTGgtaatatttacacttttttttgctTTACTGTCAGTATGGACAAATTCACTCAGTTCATTTCAAGCTTCACTGTTGCCTTCGAGGGCTCAGGCATTCTTGCGTCTTCACAGGTTTACAGGAGAAACACAGGTACAAAGGGGGGTTTAGGAAGGACCTGGCAACCCGAGAGGCTTTCTACTACCCAGCATTAAATGCTTGTATGTACATGTGCAGCGTCGTAATGTCCCACGGGTGTGCACAGTACCCCGCAAATAAAGTTATATAATGAAACACAGGAAATAACTGGAGATGAAGAGCTGCGGCCGCTTGCATAGACAAACCTCCAGTTGTTTGATTTCCTGTTCGGTTCTTCCACATGTCCAGAAATCCACACAGGGGACGTTTACGCTTCCAGAGTTTTAGCATGAgtgttttttccagttttatcaTGAAAATCAGTCCATACCTGCTACATCATTTATGCtctttttatgtatttggggGTAGATTTAGTTCAGGAAAGCCATAATTTACGTACCGTAGCCCTCAGTCAGTAAAGACACAGATAACAGTCAACAAATACAGTTCACAGGTTTACAACCAAACCCTTCAAacggagcaaggttattatcgttgacgaaaactaacaaaatgacgaaaactagaactgaaaaaacatttttgttaactgaaataaataaaaactataattaaaagaaaaaaacgataactgaaactgcattgtgtgcttacaaaactaactaaaacgtatgaaaattgttgataaaattcctttcatttttgtcagtgtcagattgatatgaaatcaatttgttttcactgacaccatatgacacttcatggtccgtcacttgtcgtcacttgtggtgtccagtcgtcttctcattcccactctacgtggaaacatggagactaaagttgggagaaagcagcagagtcctgtctgggatttatgtgaatatgacgacagagaagaagagaaaagatatgaaaaaactaaaactaaactaaagctaagcatttagaaaacaacgaaaactaataaaaactagcaaacctgctctaaaaactaattaaaactaattgaattagagaaaataagtcaaaactaaataaaactaaactataatgaaaaatccaaaactattagaaccttggaacgGAGCAGGAAGGGGTTTGTCCAGGAAAGGTTACACATACTTTTAGTTACAGTTACTGTCGTTGTGAGCATGAAAACTGAATCTCAGGGTAAAAAGTGAACATCTGAAAATAATCCCTCCTTGTGGCACAGTTTGTTGCTCAGAATCCtctcaccccaccccaccccacccctccccccTGAACCCAGCGACCCTTCATGAAACCCACAGTGGGCGTTAGTCCAGCAGATCCTCACCTGCAGCAGGCGTCACAGTTTGTTAGGTGGTGGTGCTGGTGTGTGTGTACAGGATGAAGAcaggagtgtgtgtatgtatgggggtgggggttgggtggGGTTTGGGGGGCGGTCACACCTCCGTGCTGATGGCCCGGGTGTTGGTGTAGAAGTCAGGGGGTCGTCCACGCTGGGCCTCCCTCAGCAGGGAGCCTCGGACGGCGGGCAGCGGCATGGCCAGCGCCTGGTTGTCATAGTGGGTGGGCATGTAGGTGATGCGCTCGCCGCCGTTGCGCATGTCGTCGGTGGTGCGTATGTAGAAAGGGGAGTCGTAAGGGGAGCAGGTGGGGCAGTAGCTGCGACGCCCTCCTGCGGATTTGGAAGGGTCGGAGGATCCGGGCGGCTCCGGCGGCGACAGGGACAGCGGGCTGACGATGGAGCCGTCCAGGCCGGACACGCTGCAGGCGTTGCAGGCGAAGTGTTGCTGAGAGATGGAGCCACTGTCAGACCCATTCTTCTTACAGCAgtagtactgaaaaaaaaaaaacacagaggcaCAAAGTCAgctttagccctttcatgcaggaattgtgagaaccttagtcaagacttttttcttcagtgtttttattcctccttaggcatgaaaaaaaaaacaatgcaatcaagttttttttcctatggagttacaaaaatatccatgcatttaatttttgaagtaaagaaacatatgtttaaaacccaatatcagaaagtgagatgaaaacaatgaaataaaaacatttttaatgctgctaatctgatgtcttctcacattttaacatattctaatgctagtcattactcacttcatggagataacatgcaaaaaaagccttcttgtctaacaaataattgatttacacttaa comes from the Sphaeramia orbicularis chromosome 4, fSphaOr1.1, whole genome shotgun sequence genome and includes:
- the LOC115418661 gene encoding protein FAM163A, translating into MTAGTVVITGGILATVILLCIIAVLCYCRLQYYCCKKNGSDSGSISQQHFACNACSVSGLDGSIVSPLSLSPPEPPGSSDPSKSAGGRRSYCPTCSPYDSPFYIRTTDDMRNGGERITYMPTHYDNQALAMPLPAVRGSLLREAQRGRPPDFYTNTRAISTEV